tatgcCGAATTTTATATACATTGGGTTTATGCCAGTCGATGCCATCCACACTTTTTCGGAATTTTATATATGCCGAATTTTATATACATTTAGTCGGAGAGAGGAGGCTTACATTTAGTCGTCTACTCTTTTAGAGATGTGAGACTTTCAATCCATGGGACACGGAACATATATCCATATGTTGTgtgaaagtaattttaaaaagtgtttttcactcaaaaaagtgttttagaaaaaaaaatgtttggtaaaatttagaaaatatttttaaaaatataaaaaattactcCAAGTATTAGAAAATCACTCGAAATGTttcttaaagaaatatttgtaggtgatttttctgaaaacactttcactaaaaacacCATTTAACATAAATTTAGTGTGCAGTGacgattttaggaagtatttttaactttttttttatacttgaaagataaaaattttaaagtataagaaagtctaaaaatactttttaaaatcattgttaaatgAACTTTTAGAGTATTTTGGAGTGATTTTACAAAAcgtttatagtatttttaacacttaaatgataaatttttttaaagtattagaaatatttaaattaaaataataaatataaaaaaatttaaaagtgaagtgatagtaattttttagaatatgatTAATAAGATGAATtataatacatttaatattaaaattataatttatttaattgaaataaattatgatacatatatttttttttaatatttacattttctatatttaattattatataaataatataaaaaagatttattaaaaaaaattatatattgatttttatatttttattaatctattaaatataatttaaaataaaataattagaattagatttttttttaatgacgaaccttaacaaatttaaattgaacATATATTATCAAAGAGCATGATACTCCAATGGTAGTCAGGGATTGAACCCATGCAAAGGGTTTGCAATTTCAATGAAATATCACCGATATTTCAGACACTGGTtttgatttaatcaaaataaaaatggataattaataattgtttaggGAAAACTGTGTTTTGGGCCGCCCATTTGGGCCTAATAGCTTTTTCATAACCCAACTTTCCATAACTCAAAATATGTCTACCGTTGcccaaaaaaaatccctttCATGCACTATCCActgttttataatttcatttccaaaattacCCCTCCAGCCTTCCATGTCAGCAGCCATCTCCCTCTCCATGTCACCACGGGAAGTTGTGCTTTTAAGCACTCATGGTTATCCCTTGACCTTCAAGGCCATGGCCAATCAGAAGGCCTCAAGGCCTACGTCCCCAACATCGATCTTGTGGTTGAAGATTGCGTCTCCTTCTTCAATTCAATCAAACAGGACGTTTCCTTCCATGGATTGCCCTCAATTTTGTACGGGGAGTCGATGGGTGGCGCTATCTGTCTGCTGATTCATTTATCAAACCCTAATTCATTTCAAGGCGCTATTCTGGTGGCACCCATGTGTAAAATCTCAGACAATGTCAGACCCAGATGGCCAATTCCTCAAATCCTCACATTTCTTGCCAGATTCTTTCCCACCTTGCCGATTGTACCGACCCCAGATATCTTGGACAAGTCTGTGAAAGTTcctgaaaagaaaattattgcaGCAATGAATCCTCTGAGATATAAGGGGAAACCAAGATTGGGTACTGTTGTTGAGCTTCTGAGGATTACTGACTACTTGAGTCAAAAACTGGGTGAGGTGAAACTTCCATTTATTGTGCTTCATGGCAGTGCAGATGCTGTGACCGATCCGGATGTGAGCAGAGCTCTGTATGAAGAGGCCAAAAGTGAAGATAAGACTATAAAGATTTACTACGGGATGATGCATTCTTTGCTGTTTGGAGAGACCGATGAGAATGTTGATATTGTTCGTCGTGAAATTCTGTCATGGTTGAATGacagattttgaatttttagaagCTCTGCATGACGCCATATATTTATCATCCATTTACATTCTGAGTCGAATTTCAAGctttaatattaagttttatatttatcatcCATTATATTTCGGAGTGAAACTTCAATCTTTCTAAGATTCACTCATCTGCATAAGACTATGTTATTAGcattgatgacaaacaatgCAGAGAACCGTGTGAGAAATCTTACAGAGTTCCAGTTGTATGCTTGCCCAATTCCAGCTAAATCAGTTTTGGAGGTTTTTGTGGTTTATGTTTTTCTAGAAGAATGATAAGAAAGCCCCCTAGAATTTCCAGGAAATTGCGAGGGAATGCAATGTACAGTGGTTGTGGGCATGCATGGTCCTGGAATGAGGCAAAAATGTTGGAAAAACTTGATGATAGTGAAACCAAATGGGATTATTCTGTGCTCATACAAGGAAGTGGTGTAGGATTGAGTGGATTAACCTAGTTATTGAAGTGTGATTTTATTCAGGTATATTTGACACTTTCTTCTCCATATATTCAGGTGCTATGACTCTTATGACTCTTAAATCTTAATACCATTAAAAGGCCTACTACAATGACTTCCCCGTAATACTTTGGTTAATTAACCCTCGAGGTTGTAaagtgaaagagagaaaaaaaaaacattaaatacaaTTAGAATGATTACTAGGATGCCTGTTCGCataaggtaaacttgaactcaacctctcccaaacctcgggtcttcctttgtgacccttagacaaTCCTAtcatgtggttctcttcattcctcaagtagTCCACTAATGGTTTCTTGGTACTATAGtgtaggtactaccttaagggaccttaggtactatcttagtggcctttaggtactaccttaaggcacCCTAGGTAATACCTTAAAAttaacttgaactcaacctctcccaagcctcgggtcttccttggtgacccttagaccatccaattatgtggttctcttcagtgTTGAAGTgatccaccaatggtttcttgggactgtagcttaggtactaccttaagggcccttaggtactactttagtggccttgaggtactaccttaagggaccctaggtactaccttaagataaacttgaactcaaccactccaaagcctcgagtcttccttggtgacccttagaccatccaattatgcggttctcttcattcctcaagtgctccaccaatggtttcttgggactgtagcttaggtactaccttaagggcccttaggtactaccttagtggccttgaggtactaccttaagggaccctaggtactaccttaaggtaaacttgaactcaaccactccaaagcctcgagtcttccttggtgacccttagaccatccaattatgtggttctcttcattcctcaagtgctccaccaatggtttcttgggactgtagcttaggtactaccttaagggcccttaggtactaccttagtggccttgaggtactaccttaagggaccctaggtactaccttaaggtaaacttgaactcaaccactccaaagcctcgcgtcttccttggtgacccttagaccatccaattatgtggttctcttcattcctcaagtgctccaccaatggtttcttgggactgtagcttaggtactaccttagtggccttgaggtactaccttaagggaccctaggtactaccttaaggtaaacttgaactcaaccactccaaagcctcgagtcttccttggtgacccttagaccatccaattatgtggttctcttcattcctcaagtgctccaccaatggtttcttgggactgtagtttaggtactaccttaagggcccttaggtactaccttagtggccttNNNNNNNNNNNNNNNNNNNNNNNNNNNNNNNNNNNNNNNNNNNNNNNNNNNNNNNNNNNNNNNNNNNNNNNNNNNNNNNNNNNNNNNNNNNNNNNNNNNNAAGAGAGAGGAATATATTATGAGTCAGCTCCCACATTGGTCGCTGAACCAATCCCCACCTGCAACCAGGGAGAGGAACCACCACTCATGTTGATGTCTTTTAGGTCACTTAGCTTTGCTAACTTCACCTTACTGTCTGCTTCGTCTTCCACATTGCTGTGGATTAATCCATTACTGTCATCAATATTGTTTACATCATTGTCGTTATTGTTCCCACCGGCGTCGTTTTGGTGGTTGTGATTGTTAGGAAATGTCCGTAAATAGATGTCTGTAGACACCTCAAAGCTGAGTGGGTTTCTGGGGTCCCTTCGGATTCCAGCAATGTCGTCAACGGGTGCTGGGAGGTTGAGATCAAGCGGCGTCGTTTTGGGCAACTTGGGTCTTTGCTGAATTTGCTCCAAATGATCATGAAAATGGTGGAACTTGGATAGTGAAGATGTGTCTGGAGCAGTTGAAGTGATCCAATGGCATCTCTTGTGCCCGCCCAACGCTTGTCCTGACGAGAAAACCCTATGGCATATTGAGCACTCGTGGACTTTGGACTTTCTCTTTGAGGGGAAGGAAAGAGCTGCGTTTGAGGCATGTTCGAATTGAAAAGTGGAGGTTGATTTCGAGGGCACTGAGAATTCGTCGTGTGTGATCACATCTTCATCGGCTAGACTTTCGTCCATGTGATCTAACCTCGCTGCGAAGCAACCCTTTACCTTCTTGTGACTAGCCCTATGTCCACCCAACGCTTGATGCGAATTGAACACTTTCTTGCAAGCCTTACACTCGAACATCCCTTTACCGACAACCCCTTTGGCCTTTTCCAGTGGCAGCCGGCATGACATGGGAGCAGCGAACCCCATCGGGTTCCGCCGCTCCTCCTCCTTACTAGCTGAAGCACACGACTCTTCCGGCTCCGCCATTAGTATGGGATCCACGGTGCCGTTGGACAGCATCACTAGGCAATGTGCGAGGTCTTCTTCTTCGCTTGAAGGGCAATTTGAGATGAAGTTCCCAACCTTGGCTCTCAAGGATCGTTTTCTCTTGGACCACCCATATCCTTTCCTCCCTGAACCATCCTCGCCGTCAGAGCCAGGGGAGGAGACGAGGGACTCGGCGTCGTCGGAGTTGCATTTACCGTGCTCGAGAAAAGATTTCCATGACAAAAACTCTTTACCGCAATTT
The sequence above is drawn from the Vitis riparia cultivar Riparia Gloire de Montpellier isolate 1030 chromosome 15, EGFV_Vit.rip_1.0, whole genome shotgun sequence genome and encodes:
- the LOC117931919 gene encoding caffeoylshikimate esterase-like: MHYPLFYNFISKITPPAFHVSSHLPLHVTTGSCAFKHSWLSLDLQGHGQSEGLKAYVPNIDLVVEDCVSFFNSIKQDVSFHGLPSILYGESMGGAICLLIHLSNPNSFQGAILVAPMCKISDNVRPRWPIPQILTFLARFFPTLPIVPTPDILDKSVKVPEKKIIAAMNPLRYKGKPRLGTVVELLRITDYLSQKLGEVKLPFIVLHGSADAVTDPDVSRALYEEAKSEDKTIKIYYGMMHSLLFGETDENVDIVRREILSWLNDRF
- the LOC117931860 gene encoding zinc finger protein ZAT9-like: MAFSVSNFKHFCRICKKGFGCGRALGGHMRAHGIGDESGNIEEEDPASDWEDKLGGHVLPSTKKMYALRTNPNRLKSCCRVCENCGKEFLSWKSFLEHGKCNSDDAESLVSSPGSDGEDGSGRKGYGWSKRKRSLRAKVGNFISNCPSSEEEDLAHCLVMLSNGTVDPILMAEPEESCASASKEEERRNPMGFAAPMSCRLPLEKAKGVVGKGMFECKACKKVFNSHQALGGHRASHKKVKGCFAARLDHMDESLADEDVITHDEFSVPSKSTSTFQFEHASNAALSFPSKRKSKVHECSICHRVFSSGQALGGHKRCHWITSTAPDTSSLSKFHHFHDHLEQIQQRPKLPKTTPLDLNLPAPVDDIAGIRRDPRNPLSFEVSTDIYLRTFPNNHNHQNDAGGNNNDNDVNNIDDSNGLIHSNVEDEADSKVKLAKLSDLKDINMSGGSSPWLQVGIGSATNVGADS